In Aedes albopictus strain Foshan chromosome 3, AalbF5, whole genome shotgun sequence, the following are encoded in one genomic region:
- the LOC109418478 gene encoding ATP-dependent RNA helicase DDX24 produces MVQKSRKFKQRYRPPASSGPKTLPEASWKHVKLSGPVISDDGGDLAGLIGLEILENYDRTLVTKDKKKKSKKEDAPEKSRPGKKGAAKRVAEDSDDDEEDSEDERPSKKKSKPSRRERTPESMSEGSDEDDDSGFDDRPTKKQKKQEKRTAKLVERLDDDEGDEDDETMEEDHVPGRFVMVQKTSEGGNEPEKKKRKKRKNKKKKGKPEVNGKDKEDDYSSAEYFKWTELGVSEPIVRALADKGFRTPTEIQTLSLPVAIMGKRDLLGAAETGSGKTLAFGIPLLEGIMKLKATEPPRMRKDKKSAKKEEEAEREGHELTPPPEELEYYPTPGGEDSSVLLDRDLEKDEQPQLDKPLYALILTPTRELAVQINDHLKAVTKYTDIQIATVFGGLAAVKQERMLKKCPEVVIATPGRLWELIQAGNPHLCKVDEIRFLVIDETDRMLERGHFDELKQLLEMINNNEEATKLRRNYIFSATLTMDHDLPEHLVAKAKKNKKVHITKETIGQRLNNLIQIIGMTNPKVVDITQEHGTAHTLIESRILCKAEHKDYYLYYFLQRHPGRTLVFCNSIDCVKRLVSLFGYLNCEPLSLFGSMQQRQRLKNLERFTQNPAALLIATDVAARGLDIPNVDHVIHYQVPKTTENYVHRSGRTARASKEGITVLLIGANEVGDYVKLNQSLGRTEDLPMYPTSERMMKQIKERVNLARDIEKMDLRQRRTNDSRSWEDKVAKEFQTDSDLDSEQEEERKLAKSREKRQMKARRFELSRLLATPIVMDRVELKFPTSAVSVNLPAEKERSAINLVKQVVEENIQLKKQRNKKKKLE; encoded by the exons ATGGTGCAAAAGAGTAGAAAATTCAAGCAGCGATACCGGCCGCCAGCTTCTAGTGGACCAAAAACGCTACCGGAAGCCTCCTGGAAGCATGTGAAACTTAGCGGGCCGGTCATCTCCGACGATGGTGGCGATTTGGCTGGGCTGATCGGATTGGAGATTCTGGAAAACTACGACCGCACGCTGGTGACCAAGGATAAAAAGAAG AAGTCCAAGAAGGAGGACGCACCGGAAAAATCCCGTCCGGGTAAAAAAGGCGCAGCAAAGCGAGTCGCTGAGGATAGCGACGATGACGAGGAGGACAGTGAGGACGAGCGACCGTCCAAGAAGAAGTCAAAACCATCGAGGAGGGAAAGGACACCGGAATCCATGTCTGAAGGttccgatgaggatgatgattcgGGATTTGATGATAGACCGACTAAAAAGCAAAAGAAGCAAGAGAAACGAACGGCCAAACTCGTTGAAAGGTTGGATGACGATGAGGGCGATGAAGATGACGAGACGATGGAAGAGGATCATGTTCCCGGACGCTTTGTTATGGTGCAAAAGACCAGTGAAGGTGGGAACGAGCCGGAGAAGAAGAAACGTAAAAAgcggaaaaataagaagaaaaagggAAAACCAGAAGTGAACGGAAAGGACAAGGAGGATGATTATTCCAGCGCGGAGTATTTC AAATGGACCGAACTGGGCGTATCGGAACCGATCGTACGAGCTCTGGCGGACAAAGGTTTCCGCACGCCGACCGAGATCCAAACACTGTCGCTGCCGGTCGCCATCATGGGCAAGCGGGATCTGCTCGGAGCGGCCGAGACCGGAAGTGGTAAAACGTTGGCGTTTGGAATTCCCCTGCTGGAAGGGATTATGAAGCTAAAAGCGACGGAACCGCCTCGGATGCGGAAAGATAAAAAATCCGCCAAGAAGGAGGAAGAGGCAGAACGCGAGGGGCACGAACTGACGCCTCCTCCGGAGGAACTGGAATACTATCCGACGCCCGGTGGTGAGGATTCGTCGGTTCTGCTGGACAGGGATCTCGAGAAGGACGAACAACCGCAGCTGGATAAACCTTTGTACGCATTGATCCTAACGCCAACTCGGGAGTTGGCTGTGCAGATCAACGACCATCTGAAAGCGGTTACCAAGTATACGGACATCCAGATTGCAACCGTTTTCGGAGGTTTGGCAGCCGTCAAGCAGGAAAGGATGCTGAAAAAGTGCCCGGAAGTGGTGATTGCCACTCCCGGTCGGCTTTGGGAGTTGATTCAGGCTGGGAATCCACATCTCTGCAAGGTCGATGAAATTCG CTTCCTGGTCATCGACGAAACGGATCGTATGCTTGAGCGGGGACATTTCGACGAACTCAAGCAGCTACTGGAAATGATCAACAATAACGAAGAGGCCACAAAGCTACGGCGCAACTACATCTTCTCCGCCACGCTTACCATGGATCATGACTTGCCGGAGCACCTGGTGGCCAAAGCCAAGAAGAACAAAAAGGTTCACATCACGAAGGAAACAATTGGCCAGAGGTTGAACAACCTGATTCAAATCATCGGCATGACGAATCCGAAAGTCGTGGACATCACGCAGGAGCATGGAACGGCCCATACCCTAATCGAATCGAGGATCCTGTGCAAAGCTGAACATAAGGACTACTACCTGTACTACTTCCTGCAGCGACATCCGGGTCGAACCTTGGTGTTCTGCAACTCGATCGACTGCGTCAAACGGCTCGTTTCGCTGTTCGGATATCTGAACTGTGAACCGCTCAGCCTTTTCGGAAGCATGCAACAACGTCAACGGTTGAAGAATCTGGAACGGTTCACCCAGAATCCGGCTGCGCTGCTGATCGCCACGGACGTCGCCGCCCGTGGTCTGGATATCCCAAACGTGGACCACGTCATTCACTACCAGGTGCCCAAAACCACCGAAAACTACGTGCATCGTTCCGGGCGAACGGCGCGTGCCAGCAAGGAAGGTATCACGGTGCTGCTGATAGGAGCCAACGAAGTCGGCGACTACGTCAAGCTGAACCAATCGCTGGGAAGGACCGAAGATCTGCCGATGTATCCCACGTCGGAGCGGATGATGAAGCAGATCAAGGAACGGGTCAATCTGGCACGGGACATCGAGAAGATGGATCTGCGCCAGCGGCGGACCAACGACAGCCGAAGCTGGGAGGACAAGGTGGCAAAGGAATTCCAAACCGATTCGGACCTGGACAGCGAACAAGAGGAAGAACGCAAGCTGGCCAAAAGCCGCGAGAAACGGCAGATGAAGGCGAGGAGATTCGAGCTGAGCCGCCTGCTGGCCACACCCATCGTGATGGATCGAGTCGAATTGAA GTTCCCTACGTCGGCCGTATCCGTGAATCTACCGGCGGAAAAGGAACGCTCCGCAATCAACCTAGTGAAGCAAGTCGTCGAAGAGAATATTCAGCTCAAGAAGCAACGAAACAAAAAGAAAAAGTTAGAATAA